One Methanobacteriaceae archaeon genomic window carries:
- a CDS encoding DUF5518 domain-containing protein: MIDWKAVGVGSVINAVLTIVLTVAFFPLFFIGPVVGGLVATYIGSGEKNDAPAEGALTGIIGGLIIGILFMAGFGALSAMIGLIFAKIGLVAGAMTLIAGLFITLVAMFLGGVLGAVGGVLGAEIRENG; the protein is encoded by the coding sequence ATGATTGATTGGAAAGCAGTAGGGGTGGGATCAGTTATAAATGCGGTTTTAACAATTGTTCTAACGGTTGCTTTCTTTCCATTGTTCTTTATAGGTCCAGTAGTGGGTGGTCTGGTGGCAACTTACATTGGAAGTGGTGAGAAAAACGATGCTCCAGCCGAAGGCGCATTAACCGGTATAATTGGAGGACTAATCATAGGAATCCTCTTCATGGCAGGGTTCGGAGCTTTAAGTGCTATGATTGGCCTTATATTCGCTAAGATAGGCTTGGTTGCAGGAGCAATGACTCTAATTGCAGGTTTGTTCATAACCTTGGTTGCCATGTTCCTGGGAGGGGTTCTGGGAGCAGTGGGGGGAGTGCTTGGAGCTGAAATCAGAGAAAATGGCTGA
- a CDS encoding amidohydrolase family protein, with protein sequence MYLLIHNGTLIDGNGGEPVENAAVLIKGHIILECGDENSIKLPYGNIERLDARGGFILPGFIDCHVHVMWNGFKYQDSLFTPLSLYFYQATRNLRLTLETGVTTVRDAGMADYGVKKAVEYGLIDGPRLIISVMPLSITGGHFDMQLKSGHNVKTNYPGLPEAVCDGSGEVTKRVREVLRAGADWVKVMVTGGVISANDSPEHPQFTQEELKVMVDEASCRELRVMAHAHGAQGIKNALKAGIKSIEHGTFLDEECIQLLLEYDAWLIPTQLAHWVNLELLKKGELPDFSQEDAYNVAMNSHKNMAKAYQAGVKMVMGTDSGIAPHGQNLRELGFLCDIGMSPMEAIQAGTKKAAELLEIHDKLGTIEKGKLADVVVSKTNPLTDIHSLAKPGNIALVMKEGKIFKKDLMNDN encoded by the coding sequence GTGTACTTATTAATCCATAATGGAACCCTTATTGATGGTAACGGGGGAGAACCCGTAGAAAACGCTGCAGTTCTAATAAAAGGCCATATAATTCTAGAATGCGGTGATGAAAACTCTATTAAACTCCCATATGGTAATATTGAGCGTTTAGATGCTCGGGGAGGTTTCATACTTCCCGGATTCATTGACTGCCACGTGCATGTGATGTGGAATGGATTTAAATATCAAGATTCTCTATTCACCCCTCTTTCACTTTATTTTTACCAGGCCACTCGGAATTTGAGGCTTACCCTGGAAACAGGGGTAACCACAGTTAGAGACGCTGGAATGGCAGATTATGGAGTTAAAAAGGCTGTTGAATATGGATTAATAGACGGACCCCGCCTTATCATCAGTGTAATGCCCTTATCCATAACTGGAGGGCATTTTGACATGCAACTAAAATCTGGCCACAATGTGAAAACCAACTACCCGGGTCTTCCAGAGGCGGTTTGTGACGGCTCAGGAGAAGTCACCAAAAGAGTTAGGGAAGTTTTAAGGGCAGGTGCAGATTGGGTGAAGGTTATGGTCACTGGAGGAGTTATAAGTGCTAATGACAGCCCAGAACATCCCCAGTTCACTCAAGAAGAGTTAAAAGTTATGGTGGATGAGGCTTCGTGTCGTGAATTACGTGTAATGGCACATGCACACGGAGCTCAAGGTATTAAGAATGCTTTAAAAGCAGGTATAAAATCCATCGAACATGGCACCTTCCTTGATGAGGAATGTATTCAGCTCCTGCTGGAGTATGACGCCTGGCTCATTCCCACCCAGCTGGCACACTGGGTGAACCTGGAACTCCTGAAAAAAGGAGAACTGCCTGATTTTAGTCAGGAAGATGCCTACAATGTAGCCATGAACAGCCATAAAAACATGGCTAAAGCTTACCAGGCTGGGGTGAAAATGGTCATGGGTACGGATAGTGGTATAGCACCTCACGGTCAAAATCTAAGGGAACTGGGATTCTTATGTGATATTGGGATGAGCCCTATGGAAGCTATTCAGGCAGGAACTAAAAAAGCAGCAGAATTACTGGAAATTCATGATAAATTAGGGACCATTGAAAAGGGAAAGTTGGCTGATGTGGTTGTGAGCAAAACTAATCCTTTAACCGATATTCATTCCCTGGCAAAACCAGGAAACATTGCCCTGGTGATGAAGGAGGGTAAAATCTTTAAAAAAGACTTGATGAATGATAATTAA
- the truD gene encoding tRNA pseudouridine(13) synthase TruD produces MLNAETYLTPQKGIGGRIRTINKDFYVEEIPETPPSGEGPNTWIWIEKENRNTLDVVLDIARELGINRKQMGFAGMKDKRAVTRQWICVSNKTPEELGELEDKLHNVKIMDIIPNQKKLRIGQLIGNKFRLLVRDVPDPESAAIRAEEILEQLKEKGVPNYYGYQRFGQNRPNTHLVGKALIKGGIKAAVDRYVGHPFDTEPKHIQEARDLYDKGELEEAVDAMPSGMRYEKMMIRTLLKERKKKLELDEKSYILALRSLPKPLSRMFVHAYQSYLFNKAVSERTKLGIDQYVEGDILIDNEEHLIHKFEVEEVNQRIKDFQAHPSAPLYGSKVPLAGGKLGQIEKNILDEENLKLEDFKVPKMPKLGSHGIRRAIRFKIWDASAEATEEGVLLGFSIPKGSYATAVLREVMKKDVY; encoded by the coding sequence ATGTTAAACGCAGAAACTTACCTCACCCCTCAGAAGGGGATAGGGGGCCGAATCAGAACTATTAATAAGGATTTTTACGTGGAAGAAATTCCAGAAACTCCTCCCAGTGGTGAAGGACCCAACACATGGATCTGGATTGAAAAAGAAAACAGAAACACCCTGGATGTGGTTTTAGACATTGCACGGGAGCTAGGGATCAATCGAAAGCAGATGGGTTTTGCTGGGATGAAAGACAAAAGAGCGGTTACCCGTCAGTGGATATGTGTCAGCAATAAAACTCCTGAAGAACTGGGGGAACTGGAGGATAAACTCCATAATGTTAAAATAATGGATATAATCCCTAATCAGAAAAAGTTACGCATCGGACAATTAATAGGAAATAAATTCCGCCTGTTGGTAAGGGATGTGCCGGATCCAGAAAGTGCAGCCATCAGGGCTGAGGAAATCTTAGAACAGTTAAAAGAAAAAGGAGTGCCCAACTACTATGGATACCAGCGATTCGGCCAAAACAGACCGAATACTCATTTAGTGGGAAAAGCATTGATTAAAGGAGGGATCAAGGCGGCAGTTGATCGTTATGTGGGTCATCCTTTTGATACAGAGCCCAAACACATCCAGGAAGCCCGAGATTTATATGATAAGGGGGAACTGGAAGAGGCAGTGGATGCCATGCCCAGTGGAATGAGATATGAGAAGATGATGATACGCACACTCCTAAAAGAAAGGAAAAAGAAACTAGAACTTGACGAGAAATCTTACATCTTAGCACTTCGAAGTCTTCCTAAACCCTTAAGCCGTATGTTTGTCCATGCCTACCAATCCTATTTATTCAATAAAGCAGTCAGTGAACGCACCAAACTGGGAATTGATCAATATGTGGAAGGGGATATTTTAATAGACAATGAAGAGCATCTAATCCATAAATTTGAAGTGGAAGAGGTAAATCAAAGGATAAAGGACTTCCAAGCCCACCCCTCTGCTCCTCTTTATGGGAGCAAAGTCCCATTGGCTGGTGGGAAACTGGGACAAATTGAAAAAAACATCTTGGATGAAGAAAACCTTAAACTGGAGGACTTCAAAGTACCAAAAATGCCCAAACTAGGCAGCCATGGCATACGTCGTGCAATTCGCTTTAAAATATGGGATGCATCTGCCGAGGCAACTGAAGAAGGTGTTCTCCTAGGGTTTTCAATCCCCAAGGGATCTTATGCCACTGCTGTTTTAAGAGAGGTTATGAAGAAGGATGTTTATTAA
- a CDS encoding DUF5518 domain-containing protein, with translation MVEVKWTPVIIGIVIAIILGLILDMVLPGWGGLIAYIIATIYVGYTVAGGYMNGAIHGALVGVVAGLIGGILAIILLGAIAGAAGVGLGILGVIIGMIIYGIIGAICGAVGALIKGEAPA, from the coding sequence ATGGTAGAAGTTAAGTGGACTCCAGTAATAATTGGTATAGTGATTGCAATAATCTTGGGTCTGATCCTTGATATGGTTCTTCCAGGATGGGGTGGTTTAATAGCTTACATAATAGCCACTATTTATGTTGGTTACACTGTTGCTGGAGGATACATGAATGGGGCCATCCACGGAGCACTAGTAGGAGTTGTTGCTGGATTAATTGGTGGAATTTTAGCTATAATACTGTTAGGTGCCATAGCCGGAGCAGCTGGAGTAGGATTAGGAATTCTAGGAGTTATTATTGGAATGATAATCTACGGAATCATTGGTGCAATTTGTGGAGCTGTTGGAGCCCTAATCAAAGGAGAAGCACCAGCATAA
- a CDS encoding GDP-mannose 4,6-dehydratase — protein MKIKGKSIFITGAGGFIGSHLTEKLIEIGAEVKALVKYNSRNDWGMLEYLPEETISQVEVINGNLRDFESIFTATKDVDIIFHLGSIIAIPYSYINPKETIETNISGTLNVLNAAKENEVEKVVHTSTSEVYGTAEYVPIDEKHPLKGQSPYSASKIGADKIVESYYLSYELPVATLRPFNTYGPRQSARAVIPTIIMQALTSKTVHLGSLHPTRDYTFVKDTANAFIKTAESDKAIGEVVNAGSNFEISIGDLALKIFSLMDSDTEITTDVERLRPEKSEVERLWCDNQKAKELLNWNPETSLEDGLRQTIEWIENNLNFYKTGIYNR, from the coding sequence ATGAAAATTAAGGGAAAATCTATTTTTATAACAGGAGCCGGTGGATTTATTGGCAGTCATCTTACAGAAAAACTCATTGAGATCGGTGCTGAAGTTAAAGCCTTGGTTAAGTATAACTCCAGGAATGATTGGGGAATGCTGGAGTATCTGCCTGAAGAAACCATATCACAAGTTGAAGTTATAAATGGAAATCTTAGAGATTTTGAATCCATCTTTACCGCAACCAAAGATGTGGATATTATCTTCCACTTGGGATCTATCATTGCCATACCCTACTCATACATCAACCCTAAAGAAACCATTGAAACCAATATTTCAGGAACCCTTAATGTGTTAAATGCAGCTAAGGAAAATGAGGTGGAAAAGGTTGTGCACACCTCCACATCCGAAGTCTACGGAACTGCAGAATACGTTCCCATTGACGAAAAACATCCGCTTAAAGGACAGTCCCCCTATTCTGCCAGTAAAATTGGGGCGGATAAAATTGTGGAAAGCTACTATTTATCCTATGAATTACCAGTGGCCACTTTAAGACCCTTTAATACATACGGCCCCAGGCAGTCTGCCCGGGCAGTCATACCCACCATCATTATGCAGGCCCTTACATCTAAGACTGTGCATTTAGGATCACTGCATCCCACCCGGGACTACACCTTTGTGAAAGACACAGCCAACGCCTTTATAAAAACCGCAGAATCAGATAAAGCAATTGGTGAAGTGGTTAATGCTGGTTCCAATTTTGAAATATCCATCGGTGACTTGGCTCTTAAGATATTTTCCCTGATGGACAGTGATACAGAAATAACAACTGATGTAGAACGTTTAAGACCTGAAAAGAGCGAAGTAGAACGATTGTGGTGTGATAATCAGAAGGCCAAGGAACTCCTGAATTGGAATCCAGAAACATCCCTGGAAGATGGTCTCAGGCAAACCATTGAATGGATTGAAAATAATCTTAACTTTTACAAAACCGGCATCTACAATCGGTGA
- a CDS encoding glycosyltransferase, with protein MRVCIVGLYPPHIGGVSSHTHFLSQELVKRGDEVFVVTYPHPDVKDVDGVKVKTAFSPNIRGLRGLFFILSATILLIRMVRRYKIDLIHAHFLLPPGLVGVLAGAFTGTKTVVSAHGTDLFIQAKNPILRSFIRFILGRADLVFIANETMKDAALNLGAAPEKIHLTQMTVDPAKFNPDYELPPDVELDPDKPTLFFLGNLVYQKGITNLLDAKKLLKNDCQLLIVGKGPLREELEEKVEKEGIENVKFLGFYPDVEKIMPSADIFVLPSISEGSPITILEAMASGLPVVATDVGGVKEAVAEDVGIVVEANDPVALSRAIDTLLDDADKRRKMGFNGRKKALEKAEIDLAY; from the coding sequence ATGCGAGTATGCATAGTAGGTCTTTATCCACCTCATATCGGAGGAGTGTCATCCCATACACATTTCCTATCACAGGAACTGGTTAAGAGGGGTGATGAGGTATTTGTAGTTACTTATCCCCATCCCGATGTAAAGGATGTTGATGGTGTGAAAGTTAAAACCGCCTTTTCTCCAAATATTAGGGGTTTAAGAGGTTTATTCTTCATCTTATCCGCAACTATTCTCTTAATAAGAATGGTGCGCCGTTATAAAATTGACCTAATACACGCACATTTCCTCTTACCCCCAGGACTGGTAGGAGTGCTTGCTGGAGCTTTTACCGGGACAAAAACCGTGGTATCTGCCCATGGAACTGATTTATTCATACAGGCCAAAAACCCGATATTAAGGTCTTTTATTAGATTCATCTTGGGGAGGGCTGATTTAGTGTTTATTGCCAATGAAACCATGAAAGATGCAGCTTTGAATCTGGGAGCAGCGCCAGAGAAGATTCACCTAACTCAGATGACTGTGGATCCTGCTAAATTCAATCCAGATTATGAACTTCCCCCTGATGTAGAACTGGATCCGGATAAGCCCACCCTATTCTTTTTAGGAAATCTGGTTTACCAGAAAGGAATCACCAATCTACTGGATGCTAAAAAACTTTTAAAAAATGACTGTCAATTGTTAATCGTTGGTAAAGGCCCTTTAAGGGAGGAATTAGAGGAAAAGGTGGAAAAAGAAGGAATAGAAAATGTTAAATTCCTTGGATTTTATCCAGATGTGGAGAAGATCATGCCCTCTGCTGACATCTTTGTACTGCCCAGCATATCAGAAGGCTCCCCCATCACCATTTTAGAGGCAATGGCCTCGGGACTTCCAGTGGTAGCTACTGATGTGGGAGGAGTTAAAGAAGCAGTCGCCGAGGATGTGGGAATTGTGGTGGAAGCCAATGATCCCGTTGCATTGAGTAGAGCAATTGACACCCTCCTGGATGACGCAGATAAAAGAAGAAAAATGGGATTCAACGGTAGGAAGAAGGCTCTTGAGAAAGCTGAAATAGATTTAGCTTACTAA
- the hisF gene encoding imidazole glycerol phosphate synthase subunit HisF, with product MSTVKIMPCLDMKDGRVVKGVNFVDLKDAGDPVENAALYQEEGADELAMLDIAATLENRKTRLEWVKNVSGVIDIPLTVGGGISSLEDVQLTLNAGADKISVNSAAVKNPELIKEAASEYGKEEITVAIDGCRNPSLPSGFEVVVSGGTRTTGIDAVEWARKCQELGAGVILPTSMDGDGTQKGYDLEFTRAISEAVEVPVIASGGAGKLSDFKRGVIEGRASILLAASVFHYRLLSVKEVKEYLKENGIDVAL from the coding sequence ATGTCAACTGTGAAGATTATGCCTTGTCTGGATATGAAAGATGGTCGTGTGGTTAAAGGGGTTAATTTTGTGGATTTGAAAGATGCAGGTGACCCGGTGGAAAACGCAGCTTTATATCAAGAGGAGGGAGCTGATGAATTGGCCATGCTAGACATTGCAGCTACACTTGAAAATCGTAAAACTCGCCTTGAATGGGTGAAAAACGTTTCTGGAGTTATTGATATACCGCTTACTGTGGGTGGGGGGATTTCCAGTTTGGAAGACGTGCAGCTAACCCTGAATGCCGGGGCTGATAAAATATCCGTGAACAGTGCAGCTGTAAAAAATCCGGAGCTGATAAAAGAAGCTGCATCAGAATATGGAAAGGAAGAGATCACTGTGGCCATTGATGGATGCCGTAACCCTAGTCTGCCTTCAGGTTTTGAGGTGGTAGTATCCGGAGGGACCAGAACCACCGGGATTGATGCAGTTGAATGGGCTAGGAAGTGCCAGGAATTAGGTGCCGGAGTTATTCTCCCCACCAGTATGGATGGTGATGGTACACAAAAGGGTTATGACCTCGAATTCACCAGAGCAATATCAGAAGCAGTTGAAGTGCCAGTAATCGCATCAGGAGGGGCTGGAAAACTTTCTGACTTTAAAAGAGGAGTTATAGAAGGCAGGGCGTCCATATTACTGGCTGCTTCGGTTTTTCATTACCGGCTGCTGAGTGTCAAAGAAGTGAAAGAATACTTGAAGGAAAATGGGATAGATGTTGCCCTATAA
- a CDS encoding copper-translocating P-type ATPase, producing MSDDFTKKAELKISGMHCASCALNLEKSLKEVEGVEDAQVNFGTEKATVNYNPEIIKLPELEKTVKDTGFEVVNKKVTIKVGGMTCAMCVQAIEGVLGKIEGISEVNVNLAAEKAYVTYNPQMTSVKEMKEAIEDLGYEYLGIDSEIRDSEDEKIRQADLNGKRNRFIVAFAVSIPLMILMYSGVMLPFNMSYFMLAVSIVPFIYVSYPIFSAAYRSLRNHSLNMDVMYSLGIGVAFISSILGTFNIVLTPQFMFYETALMLAGFLMLGRWLEARAKGRTGTAIKKLMNLQSKTATVIRDKGDESVEIQIPVEDVQIGDLVLVKPGERIPVDGEVVSGESYVDESMITGEPIPVRKYRGSDVVGGTINQNGILKFRAEKIGKDTALSRIIKLVEDAQGSKPPVQRIADQAVTYFIPTVLIIALASFIVWYFLLGSTLLFGLTILISVLVVACPCALGLATPTAVTVGIGRGAELGILIKNGEALEISGKLNTIIFDKTGTLTTGKPEVTDIMGITTDDKSLLQIAASVEKNSQHPLAEAMVIKARDNDIKLYNVEEFNTFQGKGVSAIFNGRRVLIGNRTLMNENIIEISDVDEVKISRIESEGKTVVLVAMHNSLAGIIGVADTVKENAAEAINELKNMGLEVAMITGDNQRTAEAIAQNIKIENVLAEVLPEDKSAEVKRLQDKGKVVAFVGDGINDAPALAQADVGIAIGSGTDVAIESGEIVLIKDNLLDAVAGIQLADKVMSRIKLNLFWAFAYNVILIPVAAGLLYPPFGITFRPEYAGLAMALSSVTIVTLSLLLKGYLPPAKLLES from the coding sequence ATGTCAGATGACTTTACAAAAAAAGCTGAACTTAAGATTTCAGGTATGCACTGTGCTTCCTGCGCCCTGAATCTTGAAAAATCTCTTAAAGAAGTAGAGGGAGTTGAAGATGCCCAGGTCAACTTTGGAACTGAAAAAGCCACTGTAAATTATAATCCTGAAATAATTAAACTCCCTGAACTGGAAAAAACCGTGAAAGACACCGGTTTTGAAGTGGTGAATAAAAAAGTAACCATTAAAGTGGGAGGAATGACTTGTGCCATGTGTGTTCAGGCCATTGAAGGAGTTTTGGGAAAAATTGAGGGAATCAGTGAAGTTAACGTTAACCTGGCAGCTGAAAAAGCTTACGTAACCTACAACCCTCAGATGACCAGTGTAAAAGAAATGAAAGAAGCCATTGAAGACTTGGGATATGAATATTTAGGTATTGACAGTGAAATCCGGGACTCTGAAGATGAAAAAATCCGCCAGGCTGATCTTAATGGTAAAAGAAATCGTTTCATTGTGGCCTTTGCTGTTTCCATTCCCCTGATGATCTTAATGTATTCAGGAGTTATGCTGCCCTTTAACATGTCCTATTTCATGCTGGCAGTGAGTATTGTACCATTTATCTATGTAAGTTACCCTATTTTCTCTGCTGCTTACCGTTCCCTCCGAAATCATTCTCTAAACATGGATGTAATGTATTCTCTGGGTATTGGAGTGGCTTTCATCTCCAGTATTCTGGGAACTTTCAACATAGTACTCACCCCTCAATTCATGTTCTATGAAACTGCACTGATGCTGGCAGGATTCCTTATGCTGGGCCGATGGCTGGAAGCACGTGCCAAAGGACGCACAGGTACTGCAATAAAGAAATTAATGAATTTGCAATCTAAAACAGCTACTGTTATTCGTGATAAGGGTGATGAATCCGTTGAAATACAGATCCCGGTGGAAGATGTGCAAATAGGAGATTTAGTGCTGGTTAAGCCCGGTGAACGGATTCCAGTTGATGGAGAAGTGGTTTCAGGTGAAAGTTACGTTGATGAGTCCATGATAACTGGTGAACCAATACCTGTCCGTAAATATAGAGGTTCTGATGTTGTAGGAGGAACCATTAATCAGAATGGGATTTTAAAATTCCGGGCGGAGAAGATTGGAAAGGACACAGCCCTCTCAAGAATTATTAAGCTGGTAGAGGATGCTCAGGGCTCCAAACCACCGGTGCAGAGGATAGCTGACCAGGCTGTTACCTATTTCATCCCCACCGTGCTCATCATTGCCTTAGCATCCTTTATTGTCTGGTATTTCCTACTGGGAAGCACCCTACTTTTCGGACTTACCATTTTAATATCCGTTCTGGTGGTGGCATGTCCCTGTGCCCTGGGTCTGGCCACTCCCACTGCAGTTACTGTGGGAATTGGAAGGGGTGCTGAACTGGGAATTCTGATTAAAAATGGTGAAGCTCTGGAGATATCAGGGAAATTAAACACCATAATCTTTGACAAGACTGGAACCCTTACCACCGGCAAACCAGAAGTTACGGATATCATGGGAATCACTACTGATGATAAATCCCTGTTACAAATCGCTGCCAGTGTGGAGAAAAATTCACAGCACCCCCTGGCTGAGGCCATGGTTATTAAAGCCCGTGATAATGATATCAAATTATACAATGTGGAAGAATTCAATACTTTCCAAGGTAAGGGTGTTTCTGCAATTTTTAATGGTAGAAGAGTGTTGATTGGTAACCGAACCCTGATGAATGAAAATATTATTGAGATATCTGATGTTGATGAGGTTAAAATTTCCAGAATAGAGTCAGAAGGGAAAACCGTGGTTTTAGTGGCCATGCATAATTCTCTAGCCGGTATTATTGGGGTGGCTGATACTGTGAAAGAAAATGCTGCCGAAGCCATAAATGAGCTTAAGAACATGGGATTGGAAGTTGCCATGATTACCGGAGATAATCAACGAACTGCTGAAGCCATAGCCCAAAATATTAAAATTGAAAATGTTCTAGCTGAGGTTCTGCCAGAGGATAAGTCTGCGGAAGTTAAAAGGCTTCAGGATAAAGGAAAAGTAGTGGCTTTTGTTGGTGATGGGATAAATGATGCTCCTGCCCTGGCTCAGGCTGATGTGGGAATAGCCATTGGTAGTGGAACGGATGTGGCCATTGAAAGTGGAGAGATTGTACTTATAAAAGACAATTTGCTGGATGCAGTAGCCGGAATCCAATTGGCTGATAAAGTTATGAGCCGTATAAAGCTAAATCTCTTCTGGGCATTCGCTTACAATGTGATACTGATCCCCGTCGCTGCAGGATTGCTTTACCCTCCATTCGGGATCACATTCCGGCCAGAATATGCTGGACTGGCCATGGCTTTAAGCTCGGTGACCATAGTCACCCTTTCCCTTCTTTTGAAGGGATATTTACCTCCGGCTAAACTTCTTGAATCCTGA
- a CDS encoding DUF5518 domain-containing protein: protein MEIDWGAAVIGFILSIVLGAIFGVLIPGVGALLGWFLAGMVVGYMVGGTAGNGLVNGAVSGLFGAIVLSILMLVFGTLILGLIGFAAATVTSIILIIAFLGVMIIMAAGGAIGSLIKGEPQATV, encoded by the coding sequence ATGGAAATCGACTGGGGAGCAGCAGTTATAGGATTTATTCTATCCATTGTACTGGGAGCTATTTTTGGAGTGCTTATCCCGGGAGTGGGGGCATTGTTAGGTTGGTTCTTAGCAGGAATGGTGGTTGGTTACATGGTGGGAGGCACTGCAGGAAATGGATTGGTTAACGGTGCAGTCTCAGGTTTATTCGGAGCCATCGTACTTTCAATATTAATGCTTGTGTTCGGAACCCTGATCCTGGGTTTAATTGGATTTGCAGCAGCCACAGTGACTTCTATAATTCTAATTATAGCATTCTTAGGAGTAATGATCATAATGGCTGCCGGAGGGGCCATAGGATCATTGATAAAGGGAGAACCACAAGCAACAGTGTGA
- a CDS encoding DUF5518 domain-containing protein, whose protein sequence is MIDQKSILMGTVLAVVLVFVLAMFIPLIGGIIALIIAGIVVGYLVNDSFKIGAIHGSIVGLLTGIIYVILIYARYGFSSEITSILIIFSLWTIPVYILIGLGGGIIGSVIKTRQQRNVSPEGDSDEEILVEKDQED, encoded by the coding sequence ATGATCGATCAAAAAAGTATTCTCATGGGAACAGTTCTAGCTGTGGTGTTGGTTTTTGTTCTGGCAATGTTTATTCCATTGATTGGAGGAATAATTGCCTTAATTATAGCTGGAATAGTGGTGGGTTATTTAGTTAATGATAGCTTTAAAATAGGGGCAATACACGGATCAATTGTTGGACTTTTAACTGGGATTATTTATGTAATATTGATATACGCCAGATATGGATTTTCATCTGAGATAACAAGCATTCTAATCATCTTCTCTTTATGGACCATCCCTGTATACATTCTCATAGGACTGGGAGGCGGAATAATTGGTTCTGTGATAAAAACTAGGCAACAAAGAAACGTATCTCCTGAAGGAGATTCTGATGAGGAAATATTAGTTGAAAAAGATCAGGAAGATTAA
- a CDS encoding zinc ribbon domain-containing protein — translation MICPKCRHENPDDALICEFCGEALNLQKQAKLPDNGDSDNNGGLTVGNVKFIILGIVILFIITFALLWPERTASIADNDSYISGHAAWKQIAIYNGTSDDLRSFQIKGDKMRVYISAKPLTPDTNLKCQIFGPDTPGSSDDLAWKGEDMSLKTMSLQMKTRPGTYSVNIDIPDIPVNQVQWTVQVFDYF, via the coding sequence ATGATTTGTCCAAAATGCCGACATGAAAATCCAGATGATGCCCTTATTTGCGAATTTTGTGGGGAGGCTTTAAATCTTCAAAAACAAGCCAAACTTCCAGATAATGGAGATTCAGATAACAATGGTGGTTTGACTGTGGGAAATGTGAAATTCATAATTTTGGGCATTGTAATCCTGTTCATTATTACTTTTGCTCTCCTATGGCCTGAAAGAACAGCTTCCATTGCGGATAATGATTCTTATATTTCTGGCCATGCTGCCTGGAAGCAGATCGCTATTTACAACGGGACTAGCGATGATCTTAGATCTTTTCAGATTAAAGGAGATAAAATGAGGGTTTACATCTCTGCTAAGCCCCTGACACCAGACACTAACTTGAAATGTCAGATATTTGGACCTGATACTCCTGGATCCTCTGATGACCTGGCCTGGAAGGGTGAAGACATGTCCCTTAAGACCATGAGCCTGCAGATGAAAACTCGACCCGGAACCTACTCAGTGAATATTGATATACCCGATATACCTGTAAATCAGGTTCAATGGACTGTTCAAGTATTTGATTACTTTTAA
- a CDS encoding helix-turn-helix domain-containing protein has protein sequence MVNNMPKHIASGLKYLAAVKLREQGYFQKDIASKLGMDRSTVSHYLNGRNLSWGSIEVAETIVNCCNRDFLYMTYSLTGDLDCTRTIVGILIEKKFQAKVEDTCIGCGVCVDVCLLDNITIVDLKCQISSEGCCGCKDCQLNCPTNSIQILEVQSPNK, from the coding sequence ATGGTGAATAATATGCCTAAACATATTGCATCTGGATTGAAATATTTGGCGGCGGTCAAGCTCAGAGAACAGGGTTATTTCCAAAAAGATATTGCTAGTAAACTTGGAATGGACCGTTCAACTGTTTCGCATTATTTAAATGGTAGAAATCTTTCATGGGGATCCATAGAGGTTGCTGAAACCATTGTAAACTGTTGTAATCGCGATTTTCTTTACATGACCTATTCACTCACTGGAGATCTGGATTGCACCAGAACTATTGTGGGCATCCTTATTGAAAAAAAATTCCAGGCAAAAGTAGAGGATACTTGTATTGGCTGTGGAGTTTGTGTGGATGTTTGTCTTTTGGACAACATTACTATTGTGGATTTAAAATGCCAGATAAGCTCTGAAGGATGTTGCGGGTGTAAAGATTGTCAGTTGAACTGCCCAACTAATTCCATACAGATTTTAGAAGTTCAAAGCCCCAACAAATGA
- a CDS encoding YHS domain-containing protein — MAVDPICKMDVDEKTAKFKSEYKGKKYYFCAPGCKKEFDANPDKYTEE, encoded by the coding sequence ATGGCTGTAGATCCCATTTGCAAAATGGATGTGGATGAGAAGACTGCGAAGTTTAAAAGTGAATACAAGGGTAAAAAGTACTATTTTTGCGCCCCAGGATGTAAAAAAGAGTTTGATGCCAATCCAGATAAATACACAGAAGAATAA